CGGGCGGCCGCGATCCTGGCCTGGCGGGCCACGGCCGCGGCGTGGGCGGCCGAGCAGAATCTGTGTCTGGTGGATCACACGCTCGCGGCCGGCCGGAAACCGGTGACGCGCAATGAACTCAGTTCTGCGCCGCCGGCCGGCTGTACCAGAGCCACAACAGCCCGAGCACCGGGAGCAGGACCGGGAAATAGCCGTACCCGCTGCCGAAACGCGACCACACGGTGTCGTGTGGGAAGGCGGCGCGGTCGATCAGCGACGCGGTGCCGATCACCAGCACGCCGACCATCTCCGTGCCGCACGCGGCCCAGGCCAGTCGCCGCGACCACGCCCGCTCGCTGAGAAGACCGACCGCCGCGCCGATGTAGATGATTCCGGAGCACAACGAGAGCACGTAGGCCAATGGGGCCGAGTGGAATGTGGTGCTCACCTGGACGATCCCGCGCGACGTCGCGGCCAGTGCGAAGATCGCGTACAGGGCGATCAGGATCCGCCGCGGACCGGTCGGCGGGGGCTCGTTCTCCGTCCGGTCCACCGGAGGCGGCTGCTCTGGCTCAGCCAAGATCCGACCGCCAGATCTGCAGGAGCCGCAACGTCATCACGCCGACCACGACGGCCGTGACGCCCAGGGTGGTCGAGCCCCAACGGGTGCGTTCGAGCCGAGCCAGGTAGAACCCCAGCGGCAGAGGGAACAGGATCCCGACCGCGTATGCCACGTAGGTGACCGGTTCGGCCAGATGGGCGCCGCCGAGACGAGCGAGGCCGACCGCCGTCTGCACCACCAGGGCCACTTCGAGTGCGATGGCGGCGATCATCAGCGCGTCGTCGGTGGGCCGGTTCCGGCGCGCCTGCACTCCGCACCAGATGCCCAGCAGCAGTCCCGCGCCGACCAGGCTGTAGGCCAGTGCGTCGATCATCGGGAAGCGGGCCTTTCGTGGGCGCGTCGAGGAAGGTGTGGTGCAGTCGGTCCGCGAGAAGACGGGGCGGACGTCGATGTCACGGGCGGGGCATGGTGACGGTAACCGATTCTCCCGGCCCGACGTTGCTACGGTCATGGATGTGAATTGCGCCCGGATGTATCGCGTCAAGGTCCGTGGGGGTCAGGGATGGTGACGGCGATGAGGTCGGACGCTGGCCGGGCCCCCCGGGCGACCCACCACGGCGGTCGCGCGTGAGCGGGGGTCGGACGGCGGTCGTGCTCCAGCGCGCCGGTCGCTCCCTCCCGGTCGGGTTGGCCGCTCTGCTGCTTGTCGGCGCCCTGTTGATCGGAGCGGGCGGCCTGATCGGCGTGGCCACTCCGTTCGACCACTCCGCTCTGGGGTCGGCGTCCGGCGCGGTCTGGATCGTCCTGCTCCCGGCGGTGCTGGCGCTTTCCGTCTCCGCGGTGCGGCCGGAGATCGGGCTGGCCGTCACGTGTGGGGCGGGCATCGTCGCGCTCGCCCGGACCGTGTCCGACCTGGGCCTGCTCACCAGTCCCAACACGGCGATCCGGCCCGAGTTCTTCTATGAACTCACCGACCGGGCCCAGCCGTTCTCGGCCGGGCCCGGGGCCGCGGTCGTGGTGGTCGGCGATGTCGTGATGGTGGTGGCGGGGGTACTCGCGGCGCGGCGGGTCGCGGCCAGCCTGTCGTTCCGGACCGAGCGGATCTTCGACGTCCACCTGATCGAGGTCGATGACACCGGATCCGGCGCCGAACTGCTGGTCGAGGCACTCGAGGAGTCCGACGCGGTCCGGGCCGACGAGCCGGAATCGATGATCGACGGAGGGCCTCGGCGGAACAACTGGCTCATCCTGGCCGGATTCCTGGGCACGCTGGCCGTGCTGGCCGCTTCCCTTGGGCTGCCGTACACCGGCGGTTATCTGCTGGCGCGGTACATCCCGCCGGAGATCGGGATGCTCGGGCTCGGGGCGGCTCTGGTACTCGCTCTGGTCGCCGCGGTTGCCGTGCTGACCGCGGCGGTGCTCCCGCGCGCGGTGGCTCTCGGCCTGCTCGGCGGCGTGGCCGTCGGCGCCTCGATTCCCTTTCTGACGGCCGTACTGGTCAGCATCACCGACGCGCCGGTCAAGCTGAATCCGATCGTGGCGCTGGGGATCCTGGGCGTCGTCGTACTCGCGGCCTCCGGTGCGCTGTCCAGAGTGGTGCTGGTCCAGGACGACTACTCCGAGCCGAGCCGGGCGTCGGTGCGGTGGTTGAACCTGTCCGGGGCCGTTCTCAGTCTGGCCGTCGCCGGCGCCGCAGTGGGGGGCTGGCGGCTCCCGCAGCTGCGGTACAGCGGCGGCGCGGTGCCCACGACGTCGGGGACCGGCGTCGCGCTGTCGGCGCCGCAGTCGGCCCCCTACCTCGTCGCGGCGATCATCCCGGCGATCGCCGGAGTGCTCTGGTTGGTGCCGATCGCCGCGCGCTCCGGACGGGCGCTGGCCGCGATCGGCTGGGTCGCTCTCGTCGTCGCCGTGGCCCAATCGACGTACGTGCTGAGCGAACTGATCGCCAGCGCGTCGGTGTTCGTCGCCAACAGCCCGTTCGCCGTCCCGCGCTGGTCGGCCGGCCCGGGGCTCTGGTGGGGCGTCGCCGGCATCGGCCTCGGACTGGCCACGTGCGCCATCGCCGCATTGGCCAGCCGCCAGGCCGCGGACGCGTCGCCGCTGGTCGCCGAGGAGGCGTCGTTGTCGAGGGCCCGGTCGATCGGCACGGTGGTCGCCGTCGTGCTGACCGTTGTCGTGGTGGTGGTTCTCTCGATGCCGGTGTACTCCACCCAACAGCTCGACTCGGCCACCCTGCTCGACGGCTACCAGGCGAATTCCTGGGGTGTGCTGACCCTGGCCGCGGCGATGATCGCGGCGGCCTGGGCGGCCGGCCGGTCACAGCGGACGGCGGGAGCGGTCAGCTACGCCCTGGCCGGTGGCGCCGTGCTGGCCGTGCGGTTGGTCATCCCGGCCGCGGTGCGCGCGCAGGACGGATTCACCGCCGGACCCGGTCTGATCGGGGGGTACATCACCATCGCCGCCTTCGCCGCGGCCGCCGTCGTCCTCGGCTTCAGTGCGGCGCGGATCCGTCATACCGATCCGGTCGCGTCGAAGCCGGTCCGTCCGGCGTCGGGCCGACGGCCGGTCGGCGGCCGCTCTGCCGCCGTTCGCCCGGCCGGCCCCAGCGGCAAGACCGCCGCCGGAGCATCATCAAAGGGCGAGAAGAAGGGACGACGACGATGACCAGACCGATCCGGGTGGTGGTCGCGAAGGCCGGCCTCGACGGTCACGACCGCGGCGTCAAGGTGGTGGCACGGGCGCTTCGCGACGCCGGCATGGAGGTCATCTACACCGGGTTGCACCAGACGCCGGAGCAGATCGTCGCCGCCGCGTTGGCCGAAGATGCCGACGCGGTAGGTCTCTCGGTCCTCTCCGGAGCCCACATGACGCAGTTCAGGGCGGTGGTGAAGCTGTTGGCCGAGCAGGACGCCCAGGACATCGTGGTGTTCGGGGGCGGCATCATCCCGGCGGAGGACATCGCCGAACTCGCCGAACTCGGCGTGCACGGAATCTTCACCCCCGGAGCATCGACGACGGACATCGTCAGCTGGTTGCGCGAGAACGTCGCGGCTCGGCTGGAACAGGACTGAACCGCTCTGCCCGGTGCGGCCCACATCACCAGGTGGGATAGCTCACCAGGGCGGATGTGTCCGCGGCAAGGACGGGCCAGTAGGGTCACTTCACGGTCCACGACGCGCCCGGGAGACCGGTCACCGCGCCCGGATCCCAGCGCAGCCGCTGCTCAACACCCGCAGCCAAACACCCACGACTACACAATGTCGAGAAGTCGGGAGCAAGACGTGGATCTGTACGAATACCAGGCGAAGGAACTCTTCGCGAAGCACGGCGTGCCGGGAACGCGGGGAAAAACCGCGACCACGGTCGACGAGGCCGAGGCGATCGCCGCCGAGTACGGCGTGCCCGTGATGGTGAAGTCCCAGGTGAAGATCGGTGGTCGAGGCAAGGCCGGCGGCGTGAAGTTCTCGCCCGACGTCGCCGCGGCCCGCAAGAACGCCGAAGCGATCCTGGGCCTGGACATCAAGGGCCATGTCACCCGCACGGTGCTGGTCACCGAGGCGGCCGACATCGCTGAGGAGTACTACGTCTCCTACCTGCTCGATCGGTCCAACCGCACCTACCTGGCCATGGCCAGCAAGGACGGCGGCATGGAGATCGAGGAACTCGCCGTCGAGCGCCCGGAAGCCCTGGCTCGTGTCGCGGTCGACGCGATCGTCGGAGTCGACGCGGCCAAGGCGCACGAGATCGCCGTCGCCGGCCGCTTCCCGGAGGAAGTCCGCGACCAGGTCGAGAACGTGCTGATCAAGCTGTGGGACGTCTTCATCTCCGAGGACGCCACCCTGGTCGAGGTGAACCCGCTGGTCAAGACCCCGGACGGGGTGGTGCTGGCACTGGACGGCAAGGTGTCGCTGGATGACAACGCCTCGTTCCGTCACCCGGAGCACGCCGCCTTCGTCGACAACGCAGCCGAGAACCCCCTGGAGCTGGCGGCCAAGGAGAAGAACCTCAACTACGTCAAGCTCGATGGTCAGGTCGGCATCATCGGCAACGGGGCCGGGCTGGTCATGTCCACCCTCGACGTCGTCGCCTACGCCGGCGAGGCCCACGGCGGCGTCAAGCCGGCCAACTTCCTGGACATCGGCGGCGGGGCGAGCGCGACCGTGATGGCCAACGGCCTGGAGATCATCCTGGGCGACGAGGAGGTCCGCGCCGTGTTCGTCAACGTCTTCGGCGGCATCACTGCCTGTGACGCGGTCGCCAACGGCATCGTGCAGGCTCTGCAGATCCTCGGCGACGAGGCCAACAAGCCGCTGGTCGTCCGGCTGGACGGCAACAACGTCGAAGAGGGGCGCCGCATCCTGGCCGAGGCGAACCACCCGCTGGTCACCCTGGCCGACACCATGGACGAAGGCGCCGACAAGGCAGCCGAACTCGCATTCGCGGCTGCGAAGTAAGGGACGAAGATCAACTGTGTCTATCTATCTGAATGCTGATTCCAAGGTCATCGTCCAGGGCATCACCGGCGGCGAGGGCACCAAGCACACCGCATTGATGCTCAAGGCCGGTACCAAGGTCGTCGGTGGCGTCAACGCCCGCAAGGCCGGCACCACGGTGCAGCACGCCGGAAAGGACGGCAGCGACGTCGTCCTCCCCGTCTACGGAACGGTGGTGGAGGCCGTCGAGAAGACCGGCGCCACGGTCTCCGTCGTCTTCGTGCCGCCGGCTTTCGCGAAGGCGGCCGTCATCGAGGCCATCGACGCCGGCATCGAACTGCTGGTCGTCATCACCGAGGGCATCCCGGTGCAGGACTCGGCCACGTTCTGGCAGTACGCCCTGGACAAGGGCAGCAAGACCCGGATCATCGGCCCGAACTGCCCCGGAATCATCACCCCCGGCGAGTCGCTCGTGGGCATCACCCCGGCCAACATCACCGGCAAGGGCCCGGTCGGTCTGGTGTCGAAGTCCGGCACCCTGACCTACCAGATGATGTACGAGCTGCGGGATCTCGGTTTCTCCACGGCAATCGGGATCGGCGGGGACCCGGTCATCGGGACGACCCACATCGACGCCCTGGCCGCGTTCGAAGCCGATCCGGAGACCAAGGCCATCGTCATGATCGGTGAGATCGGTGGCGACGCCGAGGAGCGGGCGGCCGCGTTCATCAAGGACAACGTGACCAAGCCGGTCGTCGGCTACGTCGCCGGGTTCACCGCTCCCGAGGGCAAGACGATGGGCCACGCCGGGGCCATCGTCTCCGGCTCAGCCGGTACCGCGCAGGCCAAGAAGGAGGCCCTCGAGGCCGTCGGTGTCAAGGTCGGCAAGACCCCTTCGGAGACCGCGCGGCTGCTGCGTGAGGTCCTCGCCGGATAGGCCGGACGATTGCCCGTCAATCGGAACGGGTAACAGACGAATCGACGCACAGGCCGGACATCCTTTCGCGGGGTGTCCGGCCTGTCGGCGTCGCGGGGGAAGGCTGAGGCGGGGTCCCGCGCGATGCCGACCGGTCGGGGCGTCGGTCCGTTGCGATAGGTTCGGAACGTGGTTGCGGGTGCAGGTCGCCCGCGAGAATGCACAGGAAAGCAATTGTCGGGGAACAACAAGCAGTGAAAAAAGAGTGAGGTGGATCAGCATGAGTAGTCCATACGGACCGCCCCAGGGCGGCCAGCAGGGTCCGGGCCAAGCCGGCGGTTACGGCGCACCCGGTGGTGCCCCATCCTGGACCCAGGGCCAGCCGGCGCCGTCCTACGGCGGACCCGGCCACAACTCGGGCTACGGAGCTCCCACCCCCGGTGCGCCCGCACCGGGATACGGCCAGCCGTTCGGTCACGGCGCCCCGCCCGCTGCCGGTGGTCACGGCGGCCCCGCCACGTCCGGCCCAGGTGGACCGGGCCAGTGGGGTGGCCCGGCGCCCAAGACGAGAGCCCCGGCCGACCTCGGGCAGATCCTCCCACTGGTCATCGGCGGTCTCGGCGTGGTCGGCTTCATCGCCGGCTTCCTTCCGGCGGCGTCCTACACCGAGAACTCGATGTCGCTGAGCGTCTCGGTCTTCGGCGGCGGGCCCTCCTATCTGCCGATCCTGCTCATCGTGGTGGGGTTTCTGGCCTGCGCGCCGTTGATCCCGGGCGGCCGGAAGTACAGCCTCCCCGTGCTGCTGCTCTCCGTCGCCGGTCTGCTCGGCGCCATCGGCGCGGCGGTGTCGTCCACCATCTTGTCCAAGCTGGCCGACGGCGGCACCGGTGCTTCCTCCTCCAAGGGGTTCGGCATCTGGCTGCTGCTGATCGTGGCCGTTCTGCAGGCCGCGGCCAGTGGATACGCCTGGTTCACCGAGGCGGGTTCCGGCCCGGCGACCCGGCCGGCCGGCGAGCGGGGTTCGGGACATTCGGCGCGCTCCTTCGGTC
This window of the Nakamurella panacisegetis genome carries:
- a CDS encoding cobalamin B12-binding domain-containing protein — encoded protein: MTRPIRVVVAKAGLDGHDRGVKVVARALRDAGMEVIYTGLHQTPEQIVAAALAEDADAVGLSVLSGAHMTQFRAVVKLLAEQDAQDIVVFGGGIIPAEDIAELAELGVHGIFTPGASTTDIVSWLRENVAARLEQD
- the sucC gene encoding ADP-forming succinate--CoA ligase subunit beta; the protein is MDLYEYQAKELFAKHGVPGTRGKTATTVDEAEAIAAEYGVPVMVKSQVKIGGRGKAGGVKFSPDVAAARKNAEAILGLDIKGHVTRTVLVTEAADIAEEYYVSYLLDRSNRTYLAMASKDGGMEIEELAVERPEALARVAVDAIVGVDAAKAHEIAVAGRFPEEVRDQVENVLIKLWDVFISEDATLVEVNPLVKTPDGVVLALDGKVSLDDNASFRHPEHAAFVDNAAENPLELAAKEKNLNYVKLDGQVGIIGNGAGLVMSTLDVVAYAGEAHGGVKPANFLDIGGGASATVMANGLEIILGDEEVRAVFVNVFGGITACDAVANGIVQALQILGDEANKPLVVRLDGNNVEEGRRILAEANHPLVTLADTMDEGADKAAELAFAAAK
- the sucD gene encoding succinate--CoA ligase subunit alpha, yielding MSIYLNADSKVIVQGITGGEGTKHTALMLKAGTKVVGGVNARKAGTTVQHAGKDGSDVVLPVYGTVVEAVEKTGATVSVVFVPPAFAKAAVIEAIDAGIELLVVITEGIPVQDSATFWQYALDKGSKTRIIGPNCPGIITPGESLVGITPANITGKGPVGLVSKSGTLTYQMMYELRDLGFSTAIGIGGDPVIGTTHIDALAAFEADPETKAIVMIGEIGGDAEERAAAFIKDNVTKPVVGYVAGFTAPEGKTMGHAGAIVSGSAGTAQAKKEALEAVGVKVGKTPSETARLLREVLAG
- a CDS encoding DUF5336 domain-containing protein, with protein sequence MSSPYGPPQGGQQGPGQAGGYGAPGGAPSWTQGQPAPSYGGPGHNSGYGAPTPGAPAPGYGQPFGHGAPPAAGGHGGPATSGPGGPGQWGGPAPKTRAPADLGQILPLVIGGLGVVGFIAGFLPAASYTENSMSLSVSVFGGGPSYLPILLIVVGFLACAPLIPGGRKYSLPVLLLSVAGLLGAIGAAVSSTILSKLADGGTGASSSKGFGIWLLLIVAVLQAAASGYAWFTEAGSGPATRPAGERGSGHSARSFGPSQGPGPSGPAQPAPSGSAPAPSGYGAQGHGQSDVPAFGGYGQGGYAPAGPPAAPAPAGQGSEGYGQYGQQPSGSGATTGSNPSVDSGSQYAPYGTAPTGQQVSAEPGSASPNTGQHGRDDGPSPDVTQQVRF